One Fretibacterium sp. OH1220_COT-178 DNA segment encodes these proteins:
- a CDS encoding PIN domain-containing protein, whose translation MRAVVDTCIVIDALQKRSPFDREAVRIFHAAAKRDFAGFITAKSLLDIYYLMHRVFHKDDAVRAEIEKLLILFDLLDTSSEDCRRALSSEVSDFEDAVMVETALRSGARCIVTRNLKDYSRTRIPVFSPQNFLELIGRSE comes from the coding sequence ATGAGGGCGGTCGTTGACACGTGCATCGTGATTGACGCTCTGCAGAAACGCAGTCCCTTCGATCGGGAGGCCGTGCGAATTTTTCACGCGGCCGCCAAAAGAGACTTCGCAGGCTTCATTACGGCAAAATCCCTGTTGGACATCTATTATTTGATGCACCGGGTATTCCACAAGGACGACGCCGTGAGAGCAGAGATTGAAAAGCTCCTCATCCTGTTCGATCTTTTGGATACTTCTTCGGAGGATTGTAGGCGTGCTCTGTCCTCGGAGGTTTCGGATTTCGAGGATGCCGTCATGGTGGAGACGGCACTGCGTTCGGGTGCACGCTGCATTGTCACCCGGAATTTGAAAGATTATTCAAGGACACGAATTCCGGTTTTTTCCCCACAGAATTTTCTGGAACTCATAGGGCGAAGCGAATGA